A window of Companilactobacillus allii genomic DNA:
CAAAACGTCATCAGAAGAATTAACTTCATGAACATCCTGTGAATCTCCTAATCCAGGTAAGTCCAAATATATTCTTTGATAATTTTTGTTTTTAAACAGTGGTTCGTATACTACTTCAAGACTAGTAGAATCCAGACTCATCCCGTGGAAGAAATAAATTGGCTTGCCGGATCCATAAATCTTGTAGTTTAGGTTTGTATTTTTTATTTTAATTTGCATGTTAAATATTTTACCGCAAAGTTGATTTTAGACAAAAAAAAGCACCCCACATTGTGAGATGTTTTCTCTATTCTTCGCCTGATTCAGAAGCAATAATGTTCAAATCACCATCTAATGTCCATGAATCAACTGTTGCAGGTACGATCAAATGCACACCTTTATTCAAATCATAATCTTTGCCATCAACAGTAATCTTACCTTCACCACTAATAACAGAGATCAATGTGTACTTGCCAATATTATGTCTCAAAGTAACTGGCTCTTTGATTTCCCAACGATATACAGCAAAATATGGTGAAACTGGAGGCTGTACAAATGTAGTGAATGTATTCTTTCCTTCAGTCTTTGTTACGATATCTAGCTTTGGATCAACGTGTGGAACTGTAATTGTATCTTCAGATTGTTTAATGTGTAGTTCACGTTTCTTACCAGTACTCTTTTCAACACGATCATAATCATACAAACGATATGTTGTATCACTACTTTGTTGTGTCTCTAGTGCCATAATTCCTTTATTCAAGGCATGAACTGTACCACTAGGCACAAAATAGAAATCACCGGTTTTAACTGGTACTTTTCTTAATAAATGATCCCAATCACCTGATTCAATCATTGTATCTAGTTCTTCTTTGTTCTTTGCATTATGTCCATAAATTAAATATGAACCTGGTTCAGCATCAATGATGTACCAGCATTCTGTCTTACCTAATTCATGTTCATGTTCCCATGCATAATCATTGTCTGGATGTACTTGAACTGACAAACTAGCTTCAGCATCCAAGATCTTTGTAAGCAAAGGAAAGACCTTACCTTTTGGATTACCAAATAATTCACTATGGTTATTCCATAGATCATCAACGAACTCACCAGAGAACTCACCGTTCTCTACGAGGGATCTACCATGTGGATGTCCAGAAATAGCCCAACATTCACCAATATCACCATCAGGTATCTTGTAGCCAAACTTTGTTTCAAGCTTTCTACCACCCCAAATTTTATTATGAAAAACAGGTTTCAAAAATAATGGTTCACTCATGCAAATATCCTCCCAAAAAATTATTCTTTATCTTCGTTCTCTTGTTCTAATGACTTGTCACGATCTAAGAAAAATATCAATGTTTGTAATTCATTAGCCAAATCAACGTAATGTACACGAATTGAATTAGGCACATTGATAATAACCGGCGTGAAATTCAAGATTCCTTTAACACCAGCATCAGCTAGCAAATCTGCTGTTGTTTGGGCAGCATTAGAAGATACTGTCAAAATACAGACATCGATCTGTTGAACATTGAGTTGTTCCTTTAGTTCATTAACATGATAAACAGGAACACCGCTCTTAACAGTTCCAACGATTGATTCATCAATGTCAAATGCTGCGGCAATTCGAACATTATTAGTTCTCGAGAAGTTATAATTCAACAAGGCATTCCCTAAATTACCAACTCCGACCAAGGCAACGTTTGTTCTCTTGTCTTGATTCAAAAGTTTCTTAAAGAAAGCTACCAAATTATTAACATCGTAGCCGTATCCTCTCTTGCCAAGTGCACCAAGATATGAGAAGTCACGTCTTATAGTTGCACTGTCAATTTTTACTCCTTCAGACAATTCGCCTGAGGATATTTTCTTGGTACCTTCGTCCTTTAAGAACTGAAAGTATCGATAATATATTGGTAAACGTTTTATCGTTGCGTTTGGTACTGTTGTTTTTGTCATATTATCCCACCATGTGTTCATCGTTTCACTAACTATTATAGTAAATAAAAATGGATGAAAACGCAACATCTTACGACATAAAAGGCAGAAATTTCTAATTAATGATAAAATTGTGAATATATAAAGGAGTTTATACCGTGATTTTATTACAAGCCCAGAGCATAACTAAGAATTTTGGAACAAAAAAACTTTTTTCTAATGTTAGCTTCGAGATTCAAGATAACAGTAGAATAGGCCTAGTTGGTCGAAATGGTGTAGGTAAATCTACCCTACTCAAAATAATTTCTGACCAAGAAAATTATAACAGTGGGAATATTGCGCTGAAAAAAAATACTAATATCGGCTATTTGGCACAGGATTCAGGCCTCGATAGTGACAATATTATTTTTGATGAAATGGAAAAAGTCTTCGACTACTTAAAAGTCCAAGAAAAACAAATGCACCAATTAGAGAATAAATTGGCAGATAACACCGTTGACGACTATGACCAAATCCTAAAACAATACGATCAACTTCAAAACACTTTCCGTCAGGAAAATGGTTACGGATATCAATCAGAAATAAGAAGTGTCCTCAAAGGATTCGGATTTGAAGAAGATGTGTGGAAAGAACGTATCTCTACTTTATCCGGTGGTGAAAGATCTCGTCTTGCCATGGCCAAAATGCTACTAGAACATCATGATATCTTGTTACTAGATGAACCAACAAACCATTTGGATATTGATACTGTTGAATGGCTTGAAGGTTATCTAAAAGGTTATCGTGGTGCACTAGTGATTATTTCGCATGATCAATATTTCTTGGATAAGGTAGTAACTGAAATTGTAGAGATCAATCATCATTCTTCAACACATTATTCAGGTAATTACACCTTCTATCTAAAAGAAAAGAAGAAGAATCAAGACGTTGAGTGGAAACACTACGAAGAACAACAAGCCGAAATCAAAAAGACTGAGGAATATATTCAAAAGAATATCGTGCGTGCGTCAACGACCAAAATGGCTCAAAGTCGTCGCAAGAAGCTAGAAAAAATGGACATAATGGATCGTCCTGACTCTGATCAAGGCTCTGTTCATTTCTCATTTCAGATTGATAAGGAAAGTGGTAACGATGTTTTATTGATCAAAGATGCTGCTATTGGTTATGATGCTGATCAAATCATGTCAGAACCAATTAACCTAGATGTTAAAAAAGGTGAACGTGTTGGTATTATTGGACCTAATGGTATCGGTAAATCCACCCTTTTGAAGTCTATCTTAGGACAGATTCCTATGATCAAAGGTGAGTTTCAATTTGGTGCTAATGTTCAAGTTGGATACTATGATCAGAACCTAACTAACTTGGATCCAAAAAAAGACGTGCTACACGAAATTTGGGATAGATATCCTAGACTAGATGAACAAGTCATAAGAAATGTCCTTGGATCTTTTCTTTTTAGTGGTGATGATGTATTAAAACCAGTTTCTGGATTATCTGGTGGCGAAAAAGCCAGATTGACCCTAACTAAATTGTCGATGGAACATGATAATTTCTTAGTAATGGACGAACCAACTAACCATTTGGATATTGATAGTAAGGAAGTTCTTGAAGATGCTCTGAAGGCATTTGAAGGCACCGTGTTGTTTGTTTCACATGATCGCTACCTACTTAACACACTCGCAGATAGAATCGTTGATATCGGACCTAGTGGCAGTACAGTCTATCTTGGGGATTATGATTACTACCTTGAAAAGACAAATGAAGCTAGCTCTGAAGATTTGGATGAATCTTTGGATACACATAATAT
This region includes:
- a CDS encoding redox-sensing transcriptional repressor Rex yields the protein MTKTTVPNATIKRLPIYYRYFQFLKDEGTKKISSGELSEGVKIDSATIRRDFSYLGALGKRGYGYDVNNLVAFFKKLLNQDKRTNVALVGVGNLGNALLNYNFSRTNNVRIAAAFDIDESIVGTVKSGVPVYHVNELKEQLNVQQIDVCILTVSSNAAQTTADLLADAGVKGILNFTPVIINVPNSIRVHYVDLANELQTLIFFLDRDKSLEQENEDKE
- a CDS encoding ABC-F family ATP-binding cassette domain-containing protein; protein product: MILLQAQSITKNFGTKKLFSNVSFEIQDNSRIGLVGRNGVGKSTLLKIISDQENYNSGNIALKKNTNIGYLAQDSGLDSDNIIFDEMEKVFDYLKVQEKQMHQLENKLADNTVDDYDQILKQYDQLQNTFRQENGYGYQSEIRSVLKGFGFEEDVWKERISTLSGGERSRLAMAKMLLEHHDILLLDEPTNHLDIDTVEWLEGYLKGYRGALVIISHDQYFLDKVVTEIVEINHHSSTHYSGNYTFYLKEKKKNQDVEWKHYEEQQAEIKKTEEYIQKNIVRASTTKMAQSRRKKLEKMDIMDRPDSDQGSVHFSFQIDKESGNDVLLIKDAAIGYDADQIMSEPINLDVKKGERVGIIGPNGIGKSTLLKSILGQIPMIKGEFQFGANVQVGYYDQNLTNLDPKKDVLHEIWDRYPRLDEQVIRNVLGSFLFSGDDVLKPVSGLSGGEKARLTLTKLSMEHDNFLVMDEPTNHLDIDSKEVLEDALKAFEGTVLFVSHDRYLLNTLADRIVDIGPSGSTVYLGDYDYYLEKTNEASSEDLDESLDTHNMSEKKVEYQKSKEQQKQERKLQRQVEELEDKIATLDKENAAIQVEMTKDENLSSYTKLGDLQKELDENKAKQSELEDEWTEKSMELEDL
- the manA gene encoding mannose-6-phosphate isomerase, class I, which encodes MSEPLFLKPVFHNKIWGGRKLETKFGYKIPDGDIGECWAISGHPHGRSLVENGEFSGEFVDDLWNNHSELFGNPKGKVFPLLTKILDAEASLSVQVHPDNDYAWEHEHELGKTECWYIIDAEPGSYLIYGHNAKNKEELDTMIESGDWDHLLRKVPVKTGDFYFVPSGTVHALNKGIMALETQQSSDTTYRLYDYDRVEKSTGKKRELHIKQSEDTITVPHVDPKLDIVTKTEGKNTFTTFVQPPVSPYFAVYRWEIKEPVTLRHNIGKYTLISVISGEGKITVDGKDYDLNKGVHLIVPATVDSWTLDGDLNIIASESGEE